From Acidobacteriota bacterium, the proteins below share one genomic window:
- a CDS encoding cell division protein ZapA produces the protein MTMNPQGDHLVELDILGQTFQVRVHGSPERAQRVGGTVDETMRKIQKETRLTDMTKIAILAALNLADRLLAIEASRKAYEERVEDASKQVSEVLEEALR, from the coding sequence ATGACCATGAACCCCCAGGGGGACCACCTCGTCGAACTGGACATCCTGGGCCAGACCTTTCAGGTCAGGGTCCACGGTTCGCCGGAGAGGGCGCAACGGGTCGGCGGCACGGTCGACGAGACCATGCGCAAGATCCAGAAGGAGACGCGGCTCACGGACATGACCAAGATCGCCATCCTGGCCGCGCTAAACCTCGCTGACCGCCTGCTCGCCATCGAGGCTTCGAGAAAGGCCTACGAGGAGCGGGTGGAGGACGCCTCCAAGCAGGTCTCGGAGGTCCTCGAGGAAGCACTCCGCTGA